TGAAAGATTAGGTAAAGCATTTGCCCAGCAATAGAGTATAaacaagaaaagaaagaaaatttcaagttaattcaaaatcaaacaaCACTGTCGTATTTAGAAATTCGACCTTTATAGgcatttttatacctcaaatTCTGATAATGGATGATACTTTTGctgatattttaaagatacaaACTGCTATCCGAATGACTACTACTAAGAAAAAActaagcaaaaataatttattatgatgatTTTAGGTGAATAAATGTCTCTAAGTAACTCTACCCTGATTCACATTTTGgtcatttcttctttttagTTTGTATAGAAACGAAGTAAGTATGACATTGAATGACTCTATcagtacctatgtaatttttgtaataaagaaaaGAGAATTCGCCAGAAAAGAGTCAAACATCTTTATCAATTTTAGCTATTAATAACAAAgctgtttttaatttagtaagtCAATAATATGTCCATTATATACACGATAtgttaataaacttaaaatttgcttatcttattaaattagttatttgATCTGTCATAGATAAACGAAATCTAATCAAGTCGCAAAtacaagtaaaattaaattattaattccaaaattataaatattaacttccCTTTTGATACATAAAACTGACTAACTAACGTCATCCAGAATATGGGtcatataataacataacatgtcacacatgcttttttaAACTAGGTACATTAAGATTATGAGATGATACAATTCAATTCGAGCAGtactgatttttttcatctcattattaaaatgtagtatAGAAACGAGTATCTTATTAGTCCAAATAATTTTAGGAACGTTTGGATGtttgtgtatgtgtatgttattgcgcatttaaagaaatttgatacaTGGGTAGAGAGCATCTTATCATCTATAGTTCTCCTGAAATTTCTATGGGAGTAAAGTTAAAGTTGATGTTGATATTGATTTACGAGTACTAGAAAGTTGTTGTGGATATGGAATCCTACCTTCACGCATTCGAGGCTGTggttagttaaataaaaaaattgttacatgTCAAAGAAAGGAGTTCAAGCGTAATCCACTCACTAAGGTTCAGTTGCAGTCAAGGTCACATTCTCTCTCTTGTCACCTAAATCACTTGCCAAAACTGGTCCagttttgaataaaacttACCACAAGTACAAGAGAAATTTTAATACGTATAAAAGGACCACCGTAATTGCGGTCATTATCACTTGTCTTTTATTGTTCAAAGAGAAAACAACCAAATTAAAAACCAAAATGCAGTCaaaggtatataatataacatcattcaaaattatattagattatcaacaaaattatatatatatatttacagttaTATTAGAAAGTTATTAGAATTTTTACTTTCTTGCTAAACGTACTCATGAATTTCAACACAATAACAACGTCTTGACCCCCATTTCGgtctatcaataaattaaatcaaatacaaTCCTTTGCAGTTGTTCTTGCTAGCCGCCAGTCTGACTGTTGCGCTGGCGCGGCCTCAAGATAGTCACGGTCACGGGCACGCGTACTCCTCGCAGAGCATCGTGCTGCACTCGCACGGACACGAGCTACAGCCGGCGCAGCTCACATATCAACACAAGCCCGTGCTGCTCCACAAACCGGCCCACGTTGAGAAGTACGAGGAGAAACAAGACGACCACCACGAGGACTACTACGTAAGAAACACAAACTATTTATTCCACGATTATTATCCACTATGTTACTTGGCAAATTATTATAACCCATGTTTTTATAGGCCATACCCAAGTACACGTACGAGTACAAAGTGGAGGACCCTCACACGCACGACAGCAAGTACCAACGCGAGACCCGCGACCACGACGTCGTCAAGGGCGAGTACAGTCTGCACCAGCCCGACGCGACGGCAGGATCAGGATCGTCAAGTACACCGCTGATAAAAAGAATGGGTAAATTTtgcatttcattatttctgcTGCTTTTTTACCACATGTTCATGTCGATGTAGAACAATTTGTAAAGATAATGCGTCAAAGTTACCAAAATTACGAATCTTTCATCACGTATTCTACTGGTATTAGAACATAaggacttttttatttaacgtcTCAGATCTATAACAGGTCTTTGTAGttttttactagcggcccgtcccgactttgctcgtgtaaaaacacaataaatttacacCTTCATCTTCCTTCATTAtcaccttcctcagaaatcataCTCTATTGATgcaaccgcatgaaaatccgtgcagtaatttttgtgtttatcgcgtacagacagacagacagacgcggcagaggactttgtttcataatatgtaaggattggCTACTTGACTCAACTTTTATTTGACTCAACATTTTcacatattgaaataaaatgagatactgttttacaataagtatatttttattccagaTTCCAAGCTGAAGTGATATACGAGGGTCACGCTAAACACATTGTTCCTGAACATCACAGCCAACACTAAATTTCGAAccattgttaattaattaaggaCTTGTTACGTTAtgcttacataaataaaattaggaaaTTGTTTTTGAGAGTTTATATTTCCTTGGATACCTTACGACATcagtatatagtataaaacaaattcgccATCCGCGTACGTTTATTTCAAAGCGTTCTTTTTAACCGtgcaacgaattttgatgtagttttcactgttactaatactatttattcccaaaaggttttacatacataaaagaccactattaaatatacatataatatattaataaattaagccACATATTACacaatcaaaatttaagtatttattaggCAATTAATTCACCATGACACTATGAGTCTATTAGATTAATCTGGACTACTTTAAAGCtgttgcaattttttaaaataaatatttttagtaaaactTTTTAGGGTTAGTTGcactgtcaactttgacgttaactttaacgtgcgcagaaaaacgcaaagtacaccATTTTGTCTGAACGTCAGCAGCGCGTTGGTTAAAATCAACGCTAAATTTGACTTCACCACTAAGAGTGCACGTCGCACCTCACCCTTGACATGAAACTTAAAACATCTAgactacaaatataaaaatacaagccGATACCTATCTAaaatagatcattttctaaaaaacttaaaatattcaatatcttGAACAcgatcaatttattttgtaaatcatAGTCATTTTGACAATCGCAGTACTTACCAGTGAAGTAGAATTATGTCCGtctattatgtacttacaaattgtatttttgtataaagcattaataagtagtaaataaataatagaacattatcatataaataCGGTAAGTTGAAAATTACTGCCGGGGCGATATTGCTACAAGCTGCAAGAAAGGAGAGGCTGTAATTTTCAAAGCGCACGTAAGTCATACGacgttttataacatatttgcgAGGAATTAATCAAACTCGGAATAcgaataaatctttaattacttattaaagcaattataaaaaaatctcataaaGTGTTCATAAAATGTTGCCCACTTTTCTTACACAAAGCTCTTTactaagattttaaaaagtatatttcctTCTTGATAAACCGTacgttttactttattaaaaaaatacttatatacgttttacattacaaaaacgCACTAGTGCGTAATGAGATACAATAcccaatacaatacaatacaatacccATACAATACAAGACACTTTACGagcaaatatgtttaaaaaaattatcatataaataatggCTAATTGTGTATTATGTATTCCATAAAAACATAACTGTCTCTATCTCATTTTTGACCTTGAATCGATGAAAGACCACCGAAGCTTTTTAAGTTAGTCTGGACAAGAAGTGTGTACATCTATTACTTTCGAGTATTTAAGTAGTTTACACAGTTTACATCGCATAAGGTAGATAAGTGGAGACAGATTTTTCATCGAAATGAAAACTTGCAATGACGAATTGGCATAAAAcgaatttcttttattattaataaattatttttctcaataacttatgaaattttattccatGAGAATAGCGGAAGTAAACGAGTCTACTTGTGTGTTAGAATTGAAAACTTAATACACTGAGTCTTGTCAGTTTTAATATCTGGTtaatgaacaataaaaatataattaaactatgtataaattgaaaattaatattatattcaatattgTCGACCTTATTCTCTCGGTACTGTGATTTAGTTTGTTTCGGGTCGCCCGTCCTCTCCATAGGATACTGTTGGGACTTTCCCCGTACCCTAACGTTCaagttaatgaataaaaattagttaaaagtaacttatataattattttactagctttttgcTCGGGGCTTTAAgggtgtgatttttttattcttcttctttgttAGGATACTCTTGTAGATAAGTGgaaaagataacaaaatagtaattaatttaaatattttattaataggtCATAATATAACAAGGtccttaattaattaacaacaaTTGGTAATTAGTGATGGCTGTGATGTTCAGGTACGATGTGTTTAGCGTGGCCCTCGTATTTCACTTCAGCTTGGAATCTAGAAAgggaaaaaaatgtgaataacATACCGTATTTGTAACTAAGTATacgaatttttataattgtaattaaatttttgtgtcCTAGATctagtgaaaataatataacaataacgtTGCAATAGTTTcgcaacatatttttgtttgctttgATGTATAAaagctttaatttttatatacatgaaataaaaaattacccaTTCTTTTTGTCAGCAGTGTAGTGAACGATCCTGATCCTGCCGTCGGGCTGGTGCAGGCTGTACTCGCCCTTGACGACGTCGTGGTCGCGGGTCTCGCGCTGGTACTTGCTGTCGTGCGTGTGAGGGTCCTCCACTTTGTACTCGTACGTGTACTTGGGGATGgcctatataaaaaaaattggggTTAAGAATTTG
This sequence is a window from Plodia interpunctella isolate USDA-ARS_2022_Savannah chromosome 6, ilPloInte3.2, whole genome shotgun sequence. Protein-coding genes within it:
- the LOC128670790 gene encoding cuticle protein 18.6-like — encoded protein: MQSKLFLLAASLTVALARPQDGHGHGHAYSSQSIVLHSHGHELQPAQLTYQHQPVLLHKPAHVEKYEEKQDDHHEDYYAIPKYTYEYKVEDPHTHDSKYQRETRDHDVVKGEYSLHQPDGRIRIVHYTADKKNGFQAEVKYEGHAKHIVPEHHSHH